Sequence from the bacterium genome:
TGCAGCGTGCCCCTAAGTGAGATACAAAGCTGTGCGGATGACATTGAAATTTTTATGGGAGCGGATGTGTCTGAAAACGGCCTTGTTCTGGACAATCTTTCCTTTGCCTACGGCCCTGTGCTGCCCCCGGTGCTGAGCGGCCTTTCCGCCTGTCTGCCGCTGGCCGGGGTGAGCCTTATCCTTGGCCCCAACGCCGCGGGCAAGACCACCCTGGCCCGGGTGCTGGCCGGGCTGGACTCTCCGTCCTCCGGTGGGCTGGACTGGCCCCCGGTTACCGCCACGCCGGTGGGGGACTGGGAGCGCCCGCAGGCCTCGCTGGTGTTCGAGGAGCCGGAGTACCAGTTGCAGACTTTCGAGGTGGGCGAGGAGCTTTCCATCGGGCTGCTGCACTGCGGCGCACGGCTGGAGCAGCGGTGGGCGCGGGTGGCTGAGGTGGCATCCCGCCTGGGGTTCGACAACTGCCTCGACACTCCGGTGGCCGAGCTGGAGGCGGATGAGCAGTTGGGCCTTCTGGCCGCGGCCCTGTTCGCCCAGGCCCCGCGGCTCATTGTCCTGGACTTCTCCCCGCGGCGTCTGGAGCCATCCCTGAGAGACAGGCTTTTCGCCCTGGCCCGCAGCGGCGCGGGGCCGGCCTTGCTCTTTACCAGCCGGGCGGCTGAGGATATCCTGCACCTGGCCCCGGGCGAGAAAGCTTTCCTGCTGCGGGAGGGAAAACTCACCGAGTTGGAAAGCCTGGAGCCCTCGGCCGCGAATGTCATGCTCCTGGCCGCGGCCGGCCTGGCCCTGCCGTGGTACGCCCCCCTGGCGCTGGAGCTTTGCGTACAGGGCAGGCTGGATCAGGCGCTGTTCCAGGATAATGGCGCATTGCGCGACGCCCTGGCCCGGGCCGGAATCTGAAGTCGGAGAGCCATGACAACCGCCCGGCTGCAACAGCGGTCAATCCCCGAAAGTCGGATTCGCATACGCTCTTGCGGAACAAACCGGAGGCTGGTCAGTATTAAATGATGCTTGTCCGCATAGCGTGCGCCGAACCCGGGAGGGGCGGGACAGGGGAGGAGTTGTCGCAGAGCGGGAGGGGACCGAGGTTGAGGCGATGGCCGGCGCTTTCGTGGAACGCTGAACTGGAATGAACATTCAAGGAATTTTCCAGACTGTATCCCGGAGGTCCCGGATGCCGGTGGTTTCATTGTCCCGCTCGCGGACACTCGCGCGGCTCGTCCCGGCGGTGACAGCTGCGCTGCTGCTGTTCGGGGCGGGCGCCGCGCTCGCCCAGTTCGAGGGTTTCGGCAAAAACAAGGTGCAGTACAGCTCCTTCGACTGGCATATCCTGGCCGGCGAGCATATCGACCTCTACTACTACCCGGAGGAGGAGGAGATCGCCTACCTCGCCCTCAAAGAGGCCGAGGCGGTGTACCAGGAGCTGAGTTTCAAGTTCGACCACCACGTTTTCCGCCGCGTTCCGCTGATCATTTTCAGCGCCCACCAGTATTTCGAGCAGACCAACACGGTCGAGGGTTTCATCTCCGAGGGTGTCGGCGGTTTCACCGAGTTCATGAAAGGCCGCGTGGTGCTGCCGTTCAACGGCTCGTTCGATGATTTCCGCCACGTGCTGCGCCACGAGATGGTGCACGTGTTCGAGATCAGCAAGGCCAACGAGGCCTACCGGACCCACCCGCACAAGAACAAGGCCCATCTTCCGCTGTGGTGGACCGAGGGCCTGGCCGAGTATTTCAGCACGCGCTGGAACTCAGAGGCCGACATGTACATGCGCGACATGGTGCTGAGCGACCGCGTCCCTCCGATGGAGAATATCGACATGCTGGGCGGCGGCATCATCTACAAGCTGGGCGAGTCGGTCTTCTACCTTCTGGGCCAGCGCTACGGCGATGAGATGATCGTGCGTATGTACGAAAACCTCTGGCAGTTCAGCGATTTCGACCAGTTGTTCGAATATGTCTACGGGGTGAGCACGGAGCAGTTCAACCTGATCTGGCAGAACGAGCTGAAAAAGAAATACTATCCCGACCTGATCAACAACGACGAGATGCTGATCTCCGGGATCACCAAGGTCGCCACCAAGAGTTTCGCCAACATCCACCCCGCGGCCTACCTGGACCCGCGCTCGGGCCGCCCGCGCGTGGCCTTTGTCAGCGCGCGCACCGGCTACCTGGATATCTACAGCGTGCGTCTGGAAAAAGGGGAGAAAGACCTCAAAAAGCACGTGCGGGGCGGGCGCAGCGCCGAGTACGAGTCGTTCCACCCCCTGCGCACTCGCATGGATGTCAACGACAAGGCCATCCTGGTCTTTTCGAGCAAGTACCAGGAGAAGGATGCCCTGTTCCTGTTCGACCTGGACCGTAACCGCAAGGTGGGGCGCTACCGGTTCAAGGGCCTAGTGGGGATCAGCGCGCCGGCCTGGGCCCCGGATGACGAGAACATCGTGTTCAGCGGGCTGAACGTGTCGGGGTTTTCCGACCTCTACCTGTTCAACCTCGAAAGCGGCCGCCTGACCCGCCTGACCAACGACCGCTACTCCGATGAGTACCCCGATTTCTCTCCGGACGGCAAGAAAATCGTTTTCTGCTCCGACCGCACGGCTTTCGGCGAGGCCGGCTTCCAGAACCTGTTCCTCTACGACATGGAAAGCGGCAGCATCGACTACCTGACCCGCGGCCACTGGAACGACACCCAGCCGCGTTTCTCGGCCCGCGGCGACCGGGTGGCCTTCGTCTCCGACCGTAACGGCCTGCCCAACATCTTCGCGGTCGACCTTCAGGGCCAGGGCGGCCAGATGACCAAGTTTTTCAACGGCATGCTGGGATTCGACTGGGCCCCCGCCGACTCGGGGTTCTGCTATTCCGCCCTGGACAGGCAGACCTACGGCATCTATTTCCTGCCGCTGCCCGATTCCACGGTGGACAGCCTGAGCCTGGACCGCAAGACCGTGGCCCAGCAGTGGGAGTGGCGTGACTACAAGGACCACCCCAAGAGCGAGAAATCCGAGCAGAAACCCTACAAGCGCGAT
This genomic interval carries:
- a CDS encoding ATP-binding cassette domain-containing protein, whose translation is MSENGLVLDNLSFAYGPVLPPVLSGLSACLPLAGVSLILGPNAAGKTTLARVLAGLDSPSSGGLDWPPVTATPVGDWERPQASLVFEEPEYQLQTFEVGEELSIGLLHCGARLEQRWARVAEVASRLGFDNCLDTPVAELEADEQLGLLAAALFAQAPRLIVLDFSPRRLEPSLRDRLFALARSGAGPALLFTSRAAEDILHLAPGEKAFLLREGKLTELESLEPSAANVMLLAAAGLALPWYAPLALELCVQGRLDQALFQDNGALRDALARAGI